AGCCTCTTTGAGGCCCTCGGCCGCCAGGAGATCCTCGTGTTTCACGACGAGGGACATCTTGGAGCGGCGGCGCAAGAAGTCCTCGAGCTTGTGGATCATCTCGCGCCGCGCGGCGTGCTCGATCTCGCACCGGAGGTACTCGGAGCTCTCGATGAGCAGCTCGGCCATCTTCGGGTCGCGCCGGATCTCCTCCAGCATGGGGAACGCCGCGGCCGCGTACCTGCGCCAGAGGCGCGACGAGAGCTTCTCGCTCGAGGTCTTGGGCGTGAGGCCGTCGAGGTCCATGAGCTTCGCCTGGTGGAAAAACTCTTCGCGGACCTCTTCGCTCGGCTCGCCGTACCACACGCGATCGGGGTAGGGCACGGGCACCCCGAGGCTCGCGCAGACGTGCGCGATCTCCTCGCCCACGTTGAGGCAATCGGTGAGCTTGCCGCCGTAAATCGAGATGTGCTTCTTCGCCGTGTCCACGTCGATCGCGTGTTTGCGCGAGAGCTGGAGCCAGTCCTTCGTGTCGCCGCCTTTGTTCTCGACCACGAGCGGGCGCACGCCGCAGCGCTCGGCGATCACGTCGGCCTCGGTGAGGGGCTTGTCGAGCACGAGGCGTTTGTTGATGTTCGAGAGCACGAACGCGCGATCTTCGGCCGTCACGTGGCTCTCGGGCGAGGGCATGCGGGTGTCGGTCGTGCCGATGCAGGTGCGCGGCCCCATGGGGATCACGAAGAAGAGGCGCCCGTCGTCCGCGAAGAACGTGAGCACCCGGCGGTGCTTCGTGAGCTTCGGCACGATCAGGTGAATCCCCTTGGAGAACACGTGTTTATGGGCCGTCGTGATGCCGCTCTTTTCGTTCTCGGCGTCGACGAAGGGCCCACACGCGTTCAGCAAGATGCGTGAGCGCACCGTGTGCGTCTCGCCCGTGGCGTGGTCGACGACACGGGTCTCCCAGGTGTCACCCACGCGCGTGGACCCGAGCGACTCGGCGTAGTTCACCGCCGCGCACCCGTGGTCGATCGCGTACCTCACGAAGTTCCACACGAAGCGCGCGTCGTTGTCGTGGAGGTACGCGTCCGAGTACTCGAAGCCGCCGTCGACGCCGTCGAGCCGCACGATGGGCTCCTCGGCCGCCATGTCGCGCGTCGAGAGGAGGCGCGGCGTCTTCGTGAAGAACCGCCCGAGGAGCCAATAGAGCCAGGTGCCGAGCACGAGCTTCCACAGGCCGTGGCGGAACCCCTTCG
The sequence above is a segment of the Myxococcales bacterium genome. Coding sequences within it:
- a CDS encoding FAD-dependent oxidoreductase, with product MSSLRKSSVERLGRGTFDVLVTGGGINGAVAAACLSARGLKVALVDRGDFAGFTSQQSSNLAWGGIKYMETFEMGLVTKLCGSRNQLLRAYPSTVQEIRFFTAHTKGFRHGLWKLVLGTWLYWLLGRFFTKTPRLLSTRDMAAEEPIVRLDGVDGGFEYSDAYLHDNDARFVWNFVRYAIDHGCAAVNYAESLGSTRVGDTWETRVVDHATGETHTVRSRILLNACGPFVDAENEKSGITTAHKHVFSKGIHLIVPKLTKHRRVLTFFADDGRLFFVIPMGPRTCIGTTDTRMPSPESHVTAEDRAFVLSNINKRLVLDKPLTEADVIAERCGVRPLVVENKGGDTKDWLQLSRKHAIDVDTAKKHISIYGGKLTDCLNVGEEIAHVCASLGVPVPYPDRVWYGEPSEEVREEFFHQAKLMDLDGLTPKTSSEKLSSRLWRRYAAAAFPMLEEIRRDPKMAELLIESSEYLRCEIEHAARREMIHKLEDFLRRRSKMSLVVKHEDLLAAEGLKEACRILFGEEADAKYTEYFATHGPNAGSEDAASEEAAS